In Nocardioides dokdonensis FR1436, the following are encoded in one genomic region:
- the trpS gene encoding tryptophan--tRNA ligase, whose protein sequence is MSSTAPTSAARRLSLLTPSGHLTLGNLLGALRPLVAGQGDHDCFVGVSDLHAMTDGHDPAVLRSRSSELAALLVAVGLDDSTLFVQSRVPAHRQLAFLLECVASTGELGRMIQFKQRRRTNGSSRAALFTYPVLMAADILLYQPHQVPVGEDQRQHVELARDLALRFNRTYGPVFTVPEVAVAPAGARVMDLQRPTVKMSKSSAEPAGVIGLLDPPDVVRRKIARAVTDADTGPGAVRPDREDKPGITNLLDVLVACGGSPDGLSTYGALKRAVTDAVLGVLEPVQRRHAGLLADPAHLEEVYARGEARCREVTAPVLAAAESAMGL, encoded by the coding sequence ATGTCCAGCACCGCCCCCACCTCTGCCGCCCGACGGCTCTCCCTGCTCACCCCCAGCGGGCACCTGACGCTGGGCAACCTCCTCGGCGCCCTCCGCCCGCTCGTGGCGGGCCAGGGCGACCACGACTGCTTCGTCGGGGTCTCCGACCTGCATGCCATGACCGACGGCCACGACCCTGCCGTGCTGCGCAGCCGCAGCAGCGAGCTGGCGGCGCTGCTCGTCGCCGTCGGGCTCGACGACAGCACGCTGTTCGTGCAGAGCCGGGTGCCGGCGCACCGGCAGCTGGCGTTCCTGCTCGAGTGCGTGGCCTCGACCGGCGAGCTGGGACGGATGATCCAGTTCAAGCAGCGACGGCGGACGAACGGCTCCAGCCGTGCGGCGCTCTTCACCTACCCCGTCCTGATGGCGGCCGACATCCTGCTCTACCAACCGCACCAGGTGCCGGTGGGTGAGGACCAGCGCCAGCACGTCGAGCTCGCCCGCGACCTGGCGCTGCGGTTCAACCGCACCTACGGGCCGGTGTTCACGGTGCCGGAGGTGGCCGTCGCGCCGGCCGGGGCACGGGTGATGGACCTGCAGCGACCGACCGTGAAGATGAGCAAGTCCAGCGCCGAGCCAGCCGGTGTGATCGGGCTGCTCGACCCGCCGGACGTGGTGCGCCGCAAGATCGCCCGGGCCGTCACCGACGCCGACACCGGGCCGGGCGCGGTGCGCCCCGACCGCGAGGACAAGCCCGGCATCACGAACCTGCTCGACGTGCTGGTCGCCTGCGGCGGTTCCCCCGACGGGCTGAGCACCTACGGCGCGCTCAAGCGAGCGGTCACCGACGCCGTGCTCGGCGTCCTCGAGCCGGTGCAGCGCCGGCACGCGGGCCTGCTCGCCGACCCGGCGCACCTGGAGGAGGTGTACGCCCGCGGCGAGGCGCGCTGCCGCGAGGTCACCGCACCGGTCCTCGCGGCGGCCGAGTCGGCGATGGGGCTGTGA
- a CDS encoding acetoin utilization protein AcuC, with product MLACSGPSTVVFDPRLTEYDFGPSHPMSPVRVDLTMRLAEELGVTAGPGGLRVVPAPVASDDLLATVHDGALIEAVQDAGHRVRPRLDVGLGTDDNPVFPRMHEATAHVVGATVEACRQVWTGESLHSANIAGGLHHAMPDRVSGFCVYNDAAVGIRWLLDQGAERVAYVDIDVHHGDGVEKIFWDDPRVLTISLHETGQMLFPGTGFPNDLGGPEAQGTAVNVALPPGTADAGWLRAFHAVVPPLLREFDPQVLVSQHGCDSHAEDPLAHLMLSIDGQRLAHEALHDLAHEVSDGRWVAVGGGGYELVQVVPRSWTHLLATVGGRPLDPEVATPGAWQEHVQRLLGQVAPRRMTDGRHPTYERWTEGYDPDTWLDRAVQATRAAAFPLHGLDHQAW from the coding sequence GTGCTCGCCTGCTCCGGACCGTCCACGGTCGTCTTCGACCCCCGCCTGACCGAGTACGACTTCGGGCCGAGCCACCCGATGTCGCCGGTGCGGGTGGACCTGACCATGCGCCTGGCCGAGGAGCTCGGCGTGACCGCGGGGCCCGGTGGCCTGCGCGTGGTGCCGGCCCCGGTCGCGAGTGACGACCTGCTGGCCACCGTCCACGACGGCGCGCTCATCGAAGCGGTCCAGGACGCCGGTCACCGGGTGCGGCCGCGGCTCGACGTGGGCCTGGGCACCGACGACAACCCGGTGTTCCCGCGGATGCACGAGGCGACCGCCCACGTGGTCGGCGCCACGGTGGAGGCCTGCCGCCAGGTGTGGACGGGCGAGTCGCTGCACTCGGCGAACATCGCCGGCGGCCTGCACCACGCCATGCCCGACCGGGTCAGCGGCTTCTGCGTCTACAACGACGCCGCGGTCGGCATCCGCTGGCTGCTCGACCAGGGGGCCGAGCGGGTGGCCTACGTCGACATCGACGTCCACCACGGCGACGGCGTCGAGAAGATCTTCTGGGACGACCCCCGGGTGCTCACGATCTCGCTGCACGAGACCGGCCAGATGCTCTTCCCGGGCACCGGCTTCCCGAACGACCTGGGCGGGCCGGAGGCGCAGGGCACCGCGGTCAACGTCGCTCTCCCGCCGGGCACCGCCGACGCCGGGTGGCTGCGCGCCTTCCACGCCGTCGTGCCGCCGCTGCTGCGGGAGTTCGACCCGCAGGTCCTGGTCTCCCAGCACGGCTGCGACTCGCACGCCGAGGACCCGCTGGCCCACCTGATGCTCTCGATCGACGGCCAGCGGCTCGCGCACGAGGCCCTGCACGACCTCGCCCACGAGGTGTCCGACGGTCGGTGGGTGGCCGTGGGCGGAGGCGGCTACGAGCTGGTGCAGGTGGTGCCGCGCTCGTGGACCCACCTGCTTGCCACCGTCGGCGGCCGACCCCTGGACCCCGAGGTGGCGACCCCGGGTGCGTGGCAGGAGCACGTCCAGCGCCTGCTGGGCCAGGTCGCACCACGCCGGATGACCGACGGACGCCACCCGACGTACGAGCGGTGGACCGAGGGGTACGACCCCGACACCTGGTTGGACCGGGCGGTGCAGGCCACCCGGGCCGCGGCGTTCCCGCTGCACGGTCTGGACCACCAGGCCTGGTGA
- a CDS encoding haloalkane dehalogenase, whose product MKILRTPEDRFVDLPDFPWEPSYAEVVDPDGGDPLRMAYLDVGPEEGFDEAPVALLLHGEPSWSFLYRHVIGVLAAGGVRCIVPDLIGFGRSDKPTRPEDHSYARHVEWVRELVVDDLDLRDVTLVGQDWGGLIGLRLVAENPDRFARVVAANTGMPTGDFDMPEIWWQFRRAVESAPTLDVGRFVESGCVRGLSDDVRAAYDAPFPDPSLLAGPRAMPGLVPTRPDDPATEANRAAWEVLAGWEKPFLVAFSDSDPITGAMAPVMKKLVPGARGLEHPVIERAGHFLQEDAGAELGHVVADLIAAP is encoded by the coding sequence GTGAAGATCCTGCGCACCCCCGAGGACCGTTTCGTCGATCTGCCCGACTTCCCCTGGGAGCCGTCGTACGCCGAGGTGGTCGACCCCGACGGGGGCGACCCGCTGCGGATGGCCTACCTCGACGTCGGCCCCGAGGAGGGGTTCGACGAGGCGCCGGTCGCGCTGCTGCTGCACGGGGAGCCGTCGTGGTCCTTCCTCTACCGCCACGTCATCGGGGTGCTGGCCGCCGGCGGCGTGCGCTGCATCGTGCCCGACCTGATCGGGTTCGGTCGCTCCGACAAGCCGACCCGTCCCGAGGACCACAGCTACGCCCGCCACGTCGAGTGGGTGCGCGAGCTGGTCGTGGACGACCTCGACCTGCGCGACGTCACGCTCGTGGGGCAGGACTGGGGCGGGCTGATCGGGCTGCGCCTGGTCGCCGAGAACCCCGACCGCTTCGCGCGGGTCGTCGCGGCCAACACCGGCATGCCGACCGGGGACTTCGACATGCCCGAGATCTGGTGGCAGTTCCGCCGGGCGGTCGAGAGCGCGCCGACCCTCGACGTGGGCCGGTTCGTGGAGTCCGGCTGCGTGCGCGGGCTCAGCGACGACGTGCGCGCGGCGTACGACGCCCCGTTCCCCGACCCGAGCCTCCTCGCCGGTCCGCGGGCGATGCCGGGCCTGGTCCCGACGCGTCCCGACGACCCGGCCACCGAGGCCAACCGGGCCGCCTGGGAGGTGCTCGCCGGGTGGGAGAAGCCGTTCCTGGTGGCGTTCTCCGACTCCGACCCGATCACCGGGGCGATGGCGCCGGTGATGAAGAAGCTGGTGCCGGGCGCCCGCGGGCTGGAGCACCCCGTGATCGAGCGGGCCGGGCACTTCCTCCAGGAGGACGCGGGCGCCGAGCTGGGGCACGTGGTCGCGGACCTGATCGCCGCCCCCTAG
- a CDS encoding NAD-dependent epimerase/dehydratase family protein: MGKVVLVTGVSRDLGRRFARSLAADPSVDRVIGVDVVPPRGDIGEVSFVRADIRNPVIAKVIAKEDVDTVVHMSVIATPGSAGGRGTMKELNVIGTMQLLAACQRAPGVRDLVVKSTTTVYGASSRDPAMFTEEMEPRRAPRAGYAKDVAEVESYVRGFARRRGDVRVTLLRCANVVGPHVDSPLTSYLRLPVVPTVIGYDPRLQLLHEDDLFAVLQHAVTHEVAGTFNIAGDGVMMLSQALRRLRRPTVALPGFAVGSLGSALRSARIADFSPEQVSFLTYGRGVDTTRMRTELGFTPTRTTAEALVDFGADLPRTGGRAERVLDAVASTLPDPAVVRPGRSLAALRGADQDDAARARGGEHHG; encoded by the coding sequence ATGGGCAAGGTCGTCCTCGTCACCGGGGTCTCGCGAGACCTGGGTCGACGTTTCGCACGATCCCTGGCAGCCGACCCGTCGGTCGATCGGGTGATCGGCGTCGACGTCGTGCCGCCGCGCGGCGACATCGGTGAGGTCTCCTTCGTGCGGGCCGACATCCGCAACCCGGTGATCGCCAAGGTGATCGCCAAGGAGGACGTCGACACGGTCGTCCACATGAGCGTCATCGCCACCCCCGGCAGCGCCGGGGGTCGGGGCACGATGAAGGAGCTCAACGTCATCGGGACGATGCAGCTGCTCGCCGCCTGCCAGCGCGCGCCCGGCGTGCGCGACCTGGTCGTGAAGTCGACGACCACGGTCTACGGCGCGAGCAGCCGCGATCCTGCGATGTTCACCGAGGAGATGGAGCCTCGGCGGGCCCCCCGGGCGGGCTACGCCAAGGACGTCGCGGAGGTCGAGAGCTACGTCCGTGGCTTCGCCCGCCGTCGCGGCGACGTGCGGGTCACGCTGCTGCGCTGCGCGAACGTCGTCGGCCCCCACGTCGACAGCCCGCTGACCTCCTACCTGAGGCTGCCGGTGGTGCCCACCGTCATCGGGTACGACCCGCGGCTCCAGCTGCTGCACGAGGACGATCTCTTCGCCGTGCTCCAGCACGCCGTCACCCACGAGGTGGCGGGCACGTTCAACATCGCCGGCGACGGCGTCATGATGCTCTCGCAGGCGCTGCGGCGCCTGCGTCGGCCGACGGTCGCGCTGCCCGGCTTCGCCGTCGGGTCGCTCGGCTCCGCGCTGCGCTCCGCCCGGATCGCGGACTTCTCGCCCGAGCAGGTGTCGTTCCTGACCTACGGGCGCGGCGTGGACACCACGAGGATGCGCACCGAGCTCGGTTTCACACCGACCCGGACCACCGCCGAGGCGCTGGTGGACTTCGGTGCCGACCTGCCCCGTACGGGCGGGCGTGCCGAGCGGGTGCTCGACGCTGTCGCGTCGACGCTGCCCGACCCCGCCGTCGTCCGGCCCGGACGCAGCCTCGCTGCGCTGCGCGGGGCGGACCAGGACGACGCAGCACGAGCACGCGGAGGCGAGCACCATGGGTGA
- a CDS encoding helix-turn-helix domain-containing protein yields MVTSSSGDISEAKFLTVAEVAAMMRVSKMTVYRLVHNGELAAVRVGRSFRVREEDANEYIRRSFYDAG; encoded by the coding sequence ATGGTGACCAGCTCCTCAGGAGACATCTCCGAGGCCAAGTTCCTGACCGTTGCCGAGGTGGCCGCCATGATGCGGGTCTCGAAGATGACGGTCTACCGCCTCGTGCACAACGGTGAGCTCGCCGCTGTCCGCGTCGGGCGCTCGTTCCGGGTCCGCGAGGAGGACGCGAACGAGTACATCCGCAGGTCCTTCTACGACGCGGGCTGA
- a CDS encoding lysophospholipid acyltransferase family protein, which produces MGDAEIIPIGTRGRPGRGTGKQPSAAARDLAGNRRRSEEPVEPVEPVEPDEPRAPVQETSTDPAPAAGETVPPPDVGVRAPVTTEERHPSAGIPVGDWLAAFQHAARELFGEEWEVQLARFLAFLRRRVTGDYAIDEYGFDAEVTQRFFMAALRPLAEKWFRIEVRGIENIPAEGGALVVSNHSGTIPLDGLMTMVSIHDHAGRFLRPLGADLVFRVPLLNALARKGGATLACQEDAERMLRGGELVGVWPEGFKGIGKPYSERYKLQRFGRGGFVAAALRTGVPIVPLSVVGAEEIYPLVGNVPSLARLLGVPYIPITPLFPLLGPLGLVPLPSKWLLEFGEPVRTDEYEDGAADDPMLVFNVTDQVRETIQQTLYTLLMERESVFR; this is translated from the coding sequence ATGGGTGACGCAGAGATCATCCCGATCGGCACCCGGGGCCGGCCCGGGCGTGGCACCGGCAAGCAGCCGTCGGCCGCGGCCCGCGACCTCGCCGGCAACCGGCGCCGCTCCGAGGAGCCGGTCGAGCCGGTCGAGCCGGTCGAGCCGGACGAGCCGAGGGCCCCGGTGCAGGAGACCTCCACGGATCCCGCTCCGGCGGCCGGTGAGACGGTGCCGCCGCCCGACGTAGGCGTCCGGGCCCCCGTGACCACCGAGGAGCGCCATCCCTCGGCGGGGATCCCCGTCGGTGACTGGCTGGCGGCCTTCCAGCATGCCGCCCGCGAGCTCTTCGGCGAGGAGTGGGAGGTCCAGCTGGCCCGCTTCCTCGCGTTCCTGCGCCGCCGCGTGACCGGCGACTACGCCATCGACGAGTACGGCTTCGACGCCGAGGTCACCCAACGCTTCTTCATGGCCGCGCTGCGCCCGCTGGCCGAGAAGTGGTTCCGCATCGAGGTCCGCGGGATCGAGAACATCCCCGCGGAGGGCGGGGCCCTGGTGGTCTCGAACCACTCCGGGACCATCCCGCTCGACGGGTTGATGACCATGGTCTCGATCCACGACCACGCGGGGCGGTTCCTGCGCCCGCTGGGTGCTGACCTCGTCTTCCGGGTCCCACTGCTCAACGCCCTGGCCCGCAAGGGCGGCGCCACGCTGGCCTGCCAGGAGGACGCCGAGCGGATGCTGCGCGGCGGCGAGCTGGTCGGGGTCTGGCCCGAGGGATTCAAGGGCATCGGGAAGCCCTACTCCGAGCGCTACAAGCTCCAGCGCTTCGGGCGCGGCGGCTTCGTGGCGGCTGCGCTGCGCACCGGCGTGCCGATCGTCCCGCTCTCCGTCGTGGGGGCCGAGGAGATCTACCCGCTGGTGGGCAACGTGCCGTCGCTGGCGCGCCTGCTCGGCGTGCCCTACATCCCCATCACGCCGCTGTTCCCGCTGCTGGGCCCGCTGGGGCTGGTGCCGCTCCCCTCGAAGTGGCTGCTGGAGTTCGGCGAGCCGGTGCGCACCGACGAGTACGAGGACGGCGCCGCCGACGACCCGATGCTGGTCTTCAACGTCACCGACCAGGTGCGCGAGACCATCCAGCAGACGCTCTACACGCTGCTGATGGAGCGGGAGTCGGTCTTCCGCTGA
- a CDS encoding 30S ribosomal protein bS22 — MGSVIKKRRKRMAKKKHRKLLKKTRVQRRKLGK, encoded by the coding sequence GTGGGTTCGGTCATCAAGAAGCGTCGCAAGCGCATGGCCAAGAAGAAGCACCGCAAGCTGCTGAAGAAGACGCGCGTGCAGCGTCGCAAGCTCGGCAAGTAG